A genomic stretch from Verrucomicrobiota bacterium includes:
- a CDS encoding RidA family protein, translated as MNLQRLTILGLTFLLTSMAWAQLPDKLIVKSETHVAHGRPYSDGVLVGNTLYVSGQGSARPDGTMPDDMEGEIRQCFENIKNILLGAGMDMHNVVSAYVFLEDLGQYQLMNSVFREYFPENPPVRSTLEVGKIPGASMIEIQTIAVQDGADKEILGWKEGQLFSQGIKVNGLLYISGKGTQIPGAGGESHDLYKHRVRQGILNVGSVLETAGLDYGHIVFTNPYIMPPNQKWEPMNIVYRQFFRYGSAPARATITMSDIPGESSDFELTAIAVTDMRHRQVIRPKNRQPSATASPAVMAGDVLYSSGLSGFVPGQGKLIDDFEYQLRQAMRKVQDVLEAADMNFSNVVNVNVYLRDMDDYAQLNDIYATYFTEGFPARTTLQPAPDGDDSNALVQFSIIAVRSATVSPHGGKTEMGKK; from the coding sequence ATGAACTTACAGAGACTGACCATTTTGGGGCTGACCTTCCTGTTGACTAGTATGGCTTGGGCACAGTTGCCCGACAAGCTGATTGTAAAATCCGAAACCCACGTTGCACACGGTCGACCGTACAGCGACGGTGTGCTGGTCGGCAACACTCTCTATGTCTCAGGACAGGGAAGTGCCCGTCCCGACGGCACTATGCCGGACGACATGGAAGGCGAAATCCGACAGTGTTTTGAAAATATTAAAAATATCCTCCTCGGAGCAGGCATGGATATGCACAACGTGGTCTCCGCGTATGTCTTCCTGGAAGATCTTGGCCAATACCAACTTATGAACAGCGTCTTCCGTGAATATTTTCCGGAGAATCCCCCGGTGCGAAGTACCCTGGAAGTCGGAAAAATCCCCGGCGCTTCCATGATCGAAATTCAGACCATCGCCGTGCAGGATGGTGCCGACAAAGAAATTCTGGGCTGGAAGGAAGGTCAGTTGTTCAGCCAGGGCATTAAGGTCAATGGCCTTCTCTATATATCAGGGAAAGGCACCCAGATCCCCGGTGCCGGCGGTGAGAGCCACGATCTGTATAAACACCGCGTCCGGCAGGGCATTCTGAATGTTGGATCGGTGCTGGAAACGGCAGGTCTGGATTACGGACACATTGTGTTCACGAATCCCTATATCATGCCTCCCAACCAGAAATGGGAGCCAATGAATATCGTCTATCGGCAGTTCTTCCGGTATGGCAGCGCCCCGGCGCGAGCGACCATCACGATGTCTGACATCCCCGGCGAATCCAGTGATTTCGAGCTGACCGCGATCGCGGTCACTGACATGCGCCACCGCCAGGTGATCCGCCCCAAGAACCGGCAGCCCAGCGCCACTGCCAGTCCCGCGGTTATGGCGGGTGACGTGCTTTACTCTTCCGGCCTCTCGGGCTTCGTCCCCGGCCAGGGCAAGCTGATTGACGATTTTGAATACCAGCTGCGGCAGGCGATGCGCAAGGTGCAGGACGTCCTCGAAGCCGCAGACATGAATTTCAGTAACGTGGTCAACGTAAATGTTTACCTGCGTGACATGGACGACTACGCCCAACTGAACGACATCTATGCCACCTATTTTACTGAGGGTTTTCCGGCACGGACAACCCTACAGCCTGCGCCCGACGGTGACGATTCCAACGCCCTGGTTCAGTTCAGCATTATTGCTGTGCGATCAGCGACGGTTTCCCCACACGGCGGTAAGACCGAGATGGGCAAAAAATGA